ATCTCCGTGCCGCCTGGTGATTAATTAAGAGATTGGTGCCATCTGGTGTAAACTTGGTGTGGTTGAAACAACAGTTACTCACAAGCGGCACCAGGATTACACCAAGCCGCACCAATCTTTTTTAATATTCACCAATCTTTTTTAAATATTGTTGCTGTGTTGAATACGCCCTTTTAAGTCTCGGAGTGTACGGAGTCACTATTTTTCACCACAAAGGCACGAAGAGCACGGAGGCCCACAAAGACTTTTTTATAATTAAGAGACAAAGGACACAGAGCCGCTTTTTGAACTTATAAGATACAAAGGATAAGAAGGCACAGGGGCAAAAAGTGCTCTTGTTCATTCCACTGTGCCCTTGTATCCTTCATGCCCTGATCGCCAATGAACCGGCTTTGTGTCCTTTGTAACTTGCTCGAATTCGCATCAGCGAAACATTTAAAAGAAAACTTTGTGGGCCTCCGTGCCATCGTGCCTCTGTGGTGAAAAATAGTGTCCTCAGTGCTCTTATGAAGCTTAAAATACGGGAGTAATTCAACACAGCAAATATTGTTACATGCACACCGTTACATGCACACCATTTGTGCATGCGGGACACCCTGGATATACATGACGTCGCCCGGGTTCACGAAGCCGTTCTCGACGGCGGTGGCCACACTTTGCTCGCCCACGAGGTTCGCGATGGTGGCGTCGCACAGGGCCGACACGACCTCGTCCTTATCGGCGTGCTCCTCGCCATAGAATTCCTTAGTGACCTTAAGATGGACCTCGCCTTCAGAGTATTCCTTTCCGAGGCAGTTCTCGTCGGAGACGGCCACGAGGACCTCTTCGCCGATATGATAGACCTTCAGGTACACGATGACACACTCACGCGCTTCATGTATGGCTATAGAAGCCCACTTTAGGCTCGAATATCTCGCCTATTTCCTTTAATTTCTTTATCTCTTTTTCTACTTTATCCTTTGTCAGGCCATGCTCGCCCGCCTTCTCGACGATCTTGTCGAGCGGTATGCCGCCTGAGCCATACTCCCGGGCCAGGTCCATAATGATGTTCTTTAGATCCTTAATGCGCTCACGCTGGGATTTGCTCACGCCCACCGTGAGGATATCGATATCCATCTTGCCGGTCTCCTGGTCCATGCCTACCTGCTTGAGGCTGGACATCGTGATGGCTATCGTCCTGTCTACGTCTTCGATGCTGACCCGGTCGCTGAGCCGCAGGCGGGCGCTCGCTTCCGAAAGGCGCACGAGGCCTTCAAGCTGCCTGGCGGTGACCGCAATGGGGCTGTTCTCGGCTTCGCCGGGCTTACGCAACTCCAGGTAAAACTTCGTGATACGCTCCCGGGCCTCGTAGGTCATGACAGGAAAGACGTTGCGTTTAGAGTAAGCGATGTACTTTCGCAGAAGCGTTGCATCGATCTCCGGGAGGATCGGCTCCTGTGCTTCCTTGATGGCGGCCTCGGTGACAAAGCTGGATGCGCTATGCGTCCGGTGTGCGCCGAGCTCGCCCGCGTAATGCGATTTCAGGATATGCCCCGCGATGTTCGAGTCCCGCTTTTCATCGGGCTTATCCTGCAATATGAAGATCAGGTCAAAACGGGACATAAGCGACGGCGGCATGTTGATCTGCTCGGCGATATTCTCGAACGGGTCAAAGCGGCCGAGCTTCGGGTTCGCCGCGCCCAGCAGCGAGCAGCGGCACTTGAGGGTTGCCAGGATGCCCGCCTTCGCGACGCTGATCGTCTGGGATTCCATCGCCTCGTGCAGAGAGCTTCTGTCTTCCGCCTTCATCTTGTCCATCTCATCGACGGCCGCGATGCCCTTATCGGCGAGCACCAGCGCGCCGGCTTCCAGCGTCCAGCTGCCGTCGAAATCGTCCTTAACGGCCGCCGCGGTCAGGCCGGCGGACGATGCGCTCTTACCCGAAGCGTAAACCCCACGCGGAGCCAGGTTAACGACATACCGCAGGATCTGCGATTTGGCGATGCCGGGGTCACCAACGAGAAGTACGTGAATATCGCCCCTGATCCTCGTGCCGTCTGGCAGGTTCTTCACGACGCCGGAGAATAGC
This DNA window, taken from Methanocella sp., encodes the following:
- a CDS encoding DUF424 domain-containing protein, translated to MYLKVYHIGEEVLVAVSDENCLGKEYSEGEVHLKVTKEFYGEEHADKDEVVSALCDATIANLVGEQSVATAVENGFVNPGDVMYIQGVPHAQMVCM
- a CDS encoding minichromosome maintenance protein MCM, whose product is MAASVVSSKQKWKEFFTRYYKPDIQQLAVSDAKSRSLAIDFQDIVKFDVRLSEELQKNPDKVLKDAEDAIPLVDLPVKRKVAAFVRVIHIPRKTQIRDLRSDHINSFVSIEGTVRKITDVRPRIIVAAFECARCGNVVYLPQEGSGKFLEPSYCSCNEEKKGVFRLMFKESTFEDYQRIKIQESPEDLKGGEQPQTLDVNVNNDLAGVVTPGERVVVNGILRSVQKINKDGKTVYFEIYVDCNSLEFEEQEFDELEITPEDEEAILKLSKDKGVFKKIIGSIAPSIYGYDEVKEAVALQLFSGVVKNLPDGTRIRGDIHVLLVGDPGIAKSQILRYVVNLAPRGVYASGKSASSAGLTAAAVKDDFDGSWTLEAGALVLADKGIAAVDEMDKMKAEDRSSLHEAMESQTISVAKAGILATLKCRCSLLGAANPKLGRFDPFENIAEQINMPPSLMSRFDLIFILQDKPDEKRDSNIAGHILKSHYAGELGAHRTHSASSFVTEAAIKEAQEPILPEIDATLLRKYIAYSKRNVFPVMTYEARERITKFYLELRKPGEAENSPIAVTARQLEGLVRLSEASARLRLSDRVSIEDVDRTIAITMSSLKQVGMDQETGKMDIDILTVGVSKSQRERIKDLKNIIMDLAREYGSGGIPLDKIVEKAGEHGLTKDKVEKEIKKLKEIGEIFEPKVGFYSHT